A single window of Hemibagrus wyckioides isolate EC202008001 linkage group LG28, SWU_Hwy_1.0, whole genome shotgun sequence DNA harbors:
- the timm8b gene encoding mitochondrial import inner membrane translocase subunit Tim8 B, translated as MADFSSFDRPSMGSSENAEAAELQRLIAVEQQKAQFQAQVHNFTDVCWDKCIDKPSSKLDSRTETCLVSCVERFIDTTLAITNRFTQMVQKGTH; from the exons ATGGCGGATTTCAGTAGTTTCGATAGACCATCAATGGGTTCATCGGAGAACGCGGAGGCTGCTGAACTTCAGCGTCTGATCGCTGTGGAGCAACAGAAAGCACAGTTTCAGGCTCAG gtGCACAACTTCACAGACGTGTGTTGGGACAAATGCATAGACAAGCCGAGCTCAAAACTGGACTCGCGCACTGAAACGTGTCTCGTGAGCTGTGTGGAGCGCTTCATCGATACCACGCTGGCCATCACGAACCGCTTCACACAGATGGTGCAGAAGGGCACACACTGA